Proteins encoded together in one Sander lucioperca isolate FBNREF2018 chromosome 17, SLUC_FBN_1.2, whole genome shotgun sequence window:
- the si:dkey-19b23.15 gene encoding diamine acetyltransferase 2 → MDFSIRAANVEDCKDIARMIVELAEYEKVADHVKVTQRDLEQDGFSKNPFFHGIIAEVPEQHKTKEGHTKIGYALYFYSYSSWSGRAIYMEDLYVMPEFRGKGIGKALMSKVAQLGLAAGCSQLNFTVLNWNKPSMDFYLSQGSFDVTADMGYHCMRCDGEALERLAQP, encoded by the exons ATGGACTTCTCTATCCGTGCAGCTAACGTGGAGGACTGCAAGGACATCGCGCGGATGATTGTG GAGTTGGCTGAATATGAGAAAGTCGCAGATCATGTAAAAGTCACTCAGAGAG ACTTGGAGCAGGACGGCTTCTCCAAGAACCCGTTCTTCCATGGGATTATCGCTGAGGTGCCAGAACAGCACAAAACCAAAGAAG gccATACGAAGATAGGATatgcactttatttttattcctACAGCTCATGGTCGGGCAGAGCCATTTATATGGAGGACTTGTACGTGATGCCTGAGTTTAGAG GGAAGGGCATTGGTAAAGCGCTTATGAGTAAGGTAGCTCAG CTGGGCCTGGCTGCCGGCTGCAGCCAGCTTAACTTCACCGTCCTGAACTGGAACAAACCATCTATGGACTTTTACCTCAGCCAGGGCAGCTTCGACGTCACGGCTGACATGGGCTACCACTGTATGCGCTGCGATGGAGAGGCGTTGGAGCGCCTGGCCCAACCCTAA